The following proteins are encoded in a genomic region of Mobula hypostoma chromosome 25, sMobHyp1.1, whole genome shotgun sequence:
- the LOC134337671 gene encoding extracellular calcium-sensing receptor-like, protein MLKNLEVRSAAVREHRSSNLEEKNVFFYLTSVPCGTVVSGDRGESLNQFQADGDYILGGLFPLYSANVNRAKRASSESHKCERIQLDGFLWAQAMKFAIEEINNSSTLLPNVTLGYDIQDTCLMSSVAMRSAFSFLTTEGGTTFEVKCDYTNHSSRVLAILGPSTSELSRITARLFSFLLIPQISYFASSNLFNDRMNFPSFFRTIPMDEVQAAAVVSIVETFHWNWIAVVGTDNTYGRRAMQHFTKLVSKTDICIAFEELIPVNVRGLKLQKRMASIISHIVLSQVNVTAVFAEDIYAEVLLMVALEQNMTEKVWIASESWITSEAVPASQISQASGPSWVCSRNEHYPEMKNEEASVVIGEDLEHISFSVYSAAYTVAHALHSLLHCDLGSCNKGNTYPWQLLIAVKEVNFTLHNRVISFDEEGNPPTGYDIINWKWKGENLIPEFRVIGEYRAQDKELLINASLIDWNTLQNKIPDSNCSTSCESGQVKIVKGHLSCCYQCVDCLAGTFLSDDEQCLPCQKDEWSPPRSVKCEKKVITFFQWTETLASLLATLAAVGLFIIMAVIVIFILNLNSPMVQLAGGTTCLVMLIFIAITCCSIYFFLGKPNWFLSRVRQPLFSIGFAGCLSAMLVKSFQCALCATWQSRSPPFVFANYNISVTEIFMECNEGSLTGFGLLLIYNNLLALACFLCTFMGRSTVKTYNLSRYITFAMLIYLTVWVFFIPAYTTAKGKFVSFLEPFAGLVSVYGIITAYFLPKCYIILFKPEYNTQSYCQVTTDNPSSNAEGQ, encoded by the exons ATGTTGAAGAACCTCGAGGTTCGATCTGCAGCAGTCCGAGAACACAGGAGCAGCAATCTTGAAGAGAAGAATG TTTTCTTTTACTTGACAAGTGTCCCTTGTGGTACTGTGGTGTCTGGAGACCGGGGAGAGTCACTGAACCAGTTTCAGGCTGATGGGGATTACATCCTTGGAGGTCTCTTTCCACTTTACTCTGCTAACGTGAATAGAGCTAAGAGAGCAAGTTCAGAATCACACAAGTGTGAAAG AATCCAACTTGATGGTTTCCTCTGGGCTCAAGCAATGAAATTTGCTATTGAAGAAATCAATAACTCTAGCACTCTACTACCAAATGTGACGCTGGGATATGACATCCAGGACACCTGTCTCATGTCCTCTGTTGCAATGCGCTCGGCCTTTTCCTTCTTAACTACGGAAGGTGGAACTACGTTTGAAGTGAAGTGTGATTACACAAATCATAGCTCCCGAGTGCTTGCCATCCTTGGTCCTTCTACATCCGAGCTCTCCAGAATCACTGCTCGACTTTTCAGCTTCCTCCTCATTCCACAG ATTAGTTATTTTGCTTCAAGCAATTTATTTAATGATAGAATGAACTTCCCATCATTCTTCCGGACAATTCCCATGGATGAAGTCCAGGCTGCAGCTGTGGTATCAATTGTGGAGACATTTCACTGGAACTGGATAGCAGTGGTCGGGACGGACAACACGTATGGTCGAAGGGCAATGCAGCATTTCACAAAACTCGTCTCCAAAACTGACATTTGCATCGCATTCGAGGAACTGATTCCTGTGAATGTACGTGGCCTTAAACTGCAGAAGAGAATGGCATCGATCATCTCACACATTGTTCTCTCACAGGttaatgtcacagcagtgtttgCAGAGGATATTTATGCTGAGGTATTGCTGATGGTAGCCCTGGAGCAGAACATGACAGAGAAGGTATGGATTGCCAGTGAGAGCTGGATTACCTCTGAAGCAGTGCCAGCATCCCAAATATCTCAAGCATCGGGGCCATCCTGGGT ATGTAGCAGGAATGAGCACTATCCGGAGATGAAAAATGAAGAAGCATCTGTGGTTATTGGTGAAGACTTAGAACATATTTCATTCAGTGTTTACTCAGCAGCTTACACAGTAGCTCACGCTCTCCATAGCCTACTTCACTGTGATTTAGGATCCTGCAACAAGGGCAACACGTACCCATGGCAG CTACTTATAGCAGTCAAAGAAGTTAACTTCACCCTCCACAACCGAGTTATTTCCTTTGATGAGGAAGGAAACCCACCAACAGGATATGACATCATTAACTGGAAATGGAAAGGTGAGAATCTGATTCCAGAATTCAGAGTGATTGGCGAATACAGGGCTCAGGATAAAGAACTTCTAATAAATGCATCCCTGATTGACTGGAACACCCTGCAGAATAAG ATTCCTGACTCCAACTGCTCAACTTCCTGTGAATCTGGGCAAGTGAAAATAGTGAAGGGGCATCTTTCTTGTTGTTATCAGTGTGTGGACTGCCTGGCAGGAACATTTCTGAGTGATG ATGAACAGTGCCTTCCGTGCCAGAAAGATGAGTGGTCACCACCAAGAAGTGTGAAATGTGAAAAGAAAGTGATCACGTTCTTTCAATGGACGGAAACTCTGGCCAGTTTGCTAGCCACGCTGGCGGCTGTTGGCCTCTTCATCATCATGGCAGTAATTGTCATTTTCATCCTCAATCTCAACAGCCCCATGGTCCAGCTGGCAGGAGGGACAACCTGCCTGGTGATGCTGATATTCATTGCCATAACCTGCTGCAGCATTTACTTTTTCCTGGGGAAGCCAAACTGGTTTCTAAGTAGAGTTCGGCAGCCTCTTTTCTCAATTGGCTTTGCTGGCTGTTTATCAGCCATGCTGGTGAAGTCATTTCAA TGTGCTCTGTGTGCAACCTGGCAGTCCAGGTCTCCTCCATTTGTCTTTGCAAACTACAATATCTCTGTCACAGAAATATTCATGGAATGTAATGAGGGCTCTTTAACTGGCTTTGGGTTACTTCTGATCTATAATAACCTGCTTGCCCTTGCGTGTTTTCTGTGTACTTTCATGGGCCGAAGTACAGTCAAAACTTACAATCTAAGCCGATACATTACCTTTGCTATGCTCATCTACCTCACCGTTTGGGTCTTCTTCATCCCAGCCTATACTACTGCCAAGGGCAAGTTTGTCTCCTTCTTGGAGCCATTTGCAGGTCTGGTGAGTGTGTATGGAATCATCACAGCCTACTTTCTACCCAAGTGCTACATCATTCTCTTTAAACCAGAGTACAACACCCAATCTTACTGTCAGGTGACTACAGACAATCCTTCGTCCAATGCAGAAGGCCAATGA